The Gossypium hirsutum isolate 1008001.06 chromosome A13, Gossypium_hirsutum_v2.1, whole genome shotgun sequence nucleotide sequence AGCGGAGACAAAACAAAGAGCAATGGAGGTATAATGAAGGTATACCTCacctaaattttaattatttagacGAAACAATGGTCTaggtctatttataggtttgtaaTGCAATGagattaaaacaccttattctaatcaacatcaaatagaggAAGTAAACTTTTGTACAGATGCCACTTTGTAAATCCCATTATGTTGCTAATAAGAATTTAGGTcatgttaggatcgtcccgaataagcaacaaacaagtaaaaatagtagaagaaattgagaagatgaacacacaaatttaacgtggaaaaacccctcaaaagaggataaaaaaccacgggcaaagataattttactataatggcaaaagaatgaagagtacaaaagatggagataaaaactaaaccccgaaaacccgaaaaacaaagaaccctcaaacgtaaacacaaaattctctgaatgtgttatgagttctaatctaatgggtgtctcttaattctaagattgtaaaggagcctatttataggctaaattagtaagtcaaataaactatactaataaatgctaaatatattatactaataaatactaaatcttctagaaagaaaatatatttttgtttaacttgacttgcaagcaatctcttagaatttgggtcacataattctaacaatctccaccttgacacgaattctttcaatgccatctttgccaaaacccgccacgggcctatcttgaactatgcagggaattaactgagtcgaatctatgcttagaagctggaagacttctagccttcgacttgtgcactgccaaatcaaaactaacccgggtctgattttcacgaatacaatgccttaacttttcaaaacctgcatccaaaagagaacctctcttcaacgaaacagtcatacctttttccctcctatgaccaagttgcctccgcttcaaatgagttgactttgactccgtaacggacgagggacgtccgatttcaccggtcactgtagaaccttccagaatataaagactgccggttcttttaccttttaacaaaacgagagctccacgagatactttaatgtcgctcgactcgatgttgattctgcatcctttcaagtctaaaatactcaaggagatgagattctttcgtaaatcaggtacatacctgacatctgagagtgtcctaatcgtcctatcgtgtatcctaattttaacagtaccaataccgattattttactagatgaatcgtttcccatgtgcacaactccaccttcaactgaactgtatgtggagaaccattctctattgggacacatgtggaaagaacatcctgaatctaggatccactcagacgtaagcttggagttatcgctcgttgacactaacaagaaatcatcaccgccttcatcgaccaaattagcaccagctacatcttcctcgttactctcagcagctcttttatttcgcagtttaaaacaatctgctttgacgtgacctaactttttgcaatagcgacaccttttgtctcgtttctttgatgctaccaaaacggaagcttgtctatctgctttgctattcaaatcaaactcattgtcgagtttgtctctactcaacaaatgacctttcacatcttcgaacgagagtttgtctctgccataaatcagggtctccctgaaagacttgtatgaagagggtaaagagcacaataatagcatagcttgatcttcatcgtcaatatgaacctcaacgttctttaaatcatttaaaagagtaatgaattgactgatgtgatctttaagaagctcaccttcgttcatgcgaaacgtaaatagacgttgtttcaacactaaacggttagccagagacttagtcgcataaagagtttctaaccttttccacaaggcaaatgaggtcttctccatcaatacctcctgcaatactgtattcgcgaggcacaactggattgcagacaaggccttttcatcaagctcttcccattctgtttgatttagattctcaggctttttccctgtaacaacctttttcaagccattttgaactagaattgccatcatccgaacttctcaattttaaaccttgttgctgccatctctgaccgggctgatctatgaaagttaaactagctctgataccacttgttaggatcgtcccgaataagcaacgaacaagtaaaaatagtagaagaaattgagaagatgaacacacaaatttaacgtggaaaaacccctcaaaagaggataaaaaaccacgggcaaagataattttactataatggcaaaagaatgaagagtacaaaagatggagataaaaactaaaccccgaaaaaccgaaaaacaaagaaccctcaaacgtaaacacaaaattctctgaatgtgttatgagttctaatctaatgggtgtctcttaattctaagattgtaaaggagcctatttataggctaaattagtaagtcaaataaactatactaataaatgctaaatatattatactaataaatactaaatcttctagaaagaaaatatatttttgtttaacttgacttgcaagcaatctcttagaatttgggtcacataattctaacaggtcacacaattctaacagtACTTTTACTGAAAAATAGCATATCAGAAGTTGATCTTGGTTGGATTTTGTAGATGGTGTAGCTCCACGAGCTAAGATGAATCAACAAAGATCAAGAACCGAATCCGGCCAATTTGATAGcccatttcatttttaaaaaaatatttttatatttttattctagaATGGAAGTGGTATGAAGTAAGCTTGGTAGATGAGAAAAATCGGGATTATCATAAAGTTTTGTTGCTAGATATGCTTAAATGGTATTTAAACATCTTTCTTTGGTGGACTTAAATGAAGATTGAGTATTAGCTTGCTATACACTAAAAAGTGCTTCCCTTGACCTTGACAGGGATTCATCTAAAATGATCTATTGGTATAAGGCTAATGATCTATTTGAAGCCCGCATGAGTGAGGAAAAGGCTGATAAAGTTGCTGGTTGGTTCTTTACCCTTTTGCTTCTATTTTCTCATTTTGCTTAGAATATGCCTACATTGATTTGAGTTTGTCATTTTCTGAGTACATGGAGCCATGTTGGTACATCAGGATTGTGGACCTCAATTAGTTGATCGTTCGACTTGAAAAATTAATGAAGTTAGTCTCTGTTTCTggtttttcaatcaaattttaaaatttgaaaagtacaacgatTAAAATTGACTTGAGGGTTAAACTCACCCATAGTTATAGAGAttattgataatttaaatttaaatttaagtatattagtttataattatttttcatccGTTCCTTTAAGCTTTCATGTTTcaaacatttttttatcaaattcttGTAATAGTTCTTATatagatttagtttttatattttaattagatcAATTTTAGTCTCTCTACCATTTGAAATAATCAATTTTAGCTTTATACTTTCCGAGTTTTagaattattttctatttatcaAATTGTTTCATAAATGATTACTAATAGAGATAGTAACTCAATGGCACCTCTGAGTTtaagtatttttaatttcataaatagaGATTATTGATAAAAGTACTATAGAGATATCGTACTAGGAGTCAATTTGCATTATGCttcatttacttaaaaaattgaCAAACTAGTCATTGTATGTTAGATTAAACAATAAACTggtattttttgttaaaaatttcatccattgtATTGCTAAAAACTGACATGGATGATGAGATACCCAAATAGTTATATATTCCATGTTGATGTATATGGGCTGATTTTTAACAGCAAAAATTGATGGATTTTTAAACAAAAGGACCTATTTGCTTTTTCATCTAACGGGTATAgcttaatttgtccatttttttaacaaatggagcaaaatgcaatccaacttttAAAGTACTAAATTTCACTAAGGGGAGAGAAAGTAGTGGCACAAGATGATaagttgaaattgaaaaaaatgtaatAACGTTAATTAGATACCTAAATAAAGTACAAACTTAACTAATGATTTTCAAGTTTAAGTATCAACTAAGTCCCAAGTACTGAGTAAGTACATGTTGTTAAGTGGAGGagctaaaatataaattaacccAAAAAATAATTTCCTTCAAATTTGGGCTTCTAAGCAATTAAAAGATCAAAACCCAAATTCATAGTAAATCAAGCTTTTAAAATGGAGGCAGCCCACTAGCCTTTTGTTTATACGGCGCCTTCGAGACCCATCGTCACCAGCCGCCTTATCCTCCTCCGCTTTTAAACCCACCATTTCTCCGATCATTTCATCAAATTCCTTGTGACTCACGACCCAACCCAAACTCACTCAATCTTCATTGCTTCTTCTTTATCAATGAAAAAGCTTGAATGAGGTAATTCAAGGAAAAGCGACGccaaaagcaaaaaataaaaaataaaaaataaaaaatgaagtcGATTCAAGCTAATAATACATTCTTCTTACCTCGTACCAATGGCTCCAACCCAAGAAAACCGGAGCTCTTATTCCCTTCCTATCCTTATCTTGTCTGCTTCAACGCTAAGGTTCCGGTTACCAAGAAATTGATTGCGAGTTCATCACTATGTTCTCAACAGTTTGCTCCTTTATTGAAGCACAAGAGATGTATATCGGTTTCGAAATGCCGGCAAGGGACTACTGTTTGCAAATTTGGAGGCCAAGATGAGCCTGCTGGTGACAATGAGGTAGGCGTTTGGTGCTTCAAATGTGTTTTGTTTTTGTATGTAAGCTGTAATTTTGTGTTTTCTTGTTCTGTTTTCTTTTTGGGGTTTAAATGTGTTGCTTGTTGAGCATTAATTTGAGTGGGTTTAGGTTTTTAAGAACTTAGATTGAATTGTTACTTGAGTTTTCATTTGAACTTTGAGAATGATTCCTTTTGTGTTTTTGAGTTATTGCCAAGTTGAGCTATAggttttgtttagggtttttaaacgGATCCTCCAATACATTCGGTATTGGTTTTAGTACGAAAGCTCGAGTTACTAAAGAGCTTGTACGGGTTCACAAAGTGGAGCGACTCACCCGCACCATGGGGCATGGGTTCAAATCAATGTGGTAGTTCCTGAGAAGCTCCAGGTTTGTGAACCCGCCATTGTTATTCGGGTTCTGAATGAAGTAGAGGGATAAAACCCTATCAGGGACAATCCCGAATGTATTAAGGGGCCGATTGTTGGTTTCAGGTGGATAGTACTTTGCGGGGAGAGTATCATGGAGGCTTTTATACTaagagtcagattgtattttaccACTTAGTTGTTAGATCAAAGAGTGGTCTTTTCTGTCAAAAATTTGATCTATTTTTTTCCTGTTAAAAACTGGCGtgattgataaaataattatacagTTACACGTGGCATATCATTTGTATTTGTACTTCATTCTAATGTATAGGGATCAGTTTTTAACCGAAGAAATAGATTTAATTTTCAATGGAAGAGTcattttgctctttgatttaacataCAAAGATTAATTTGCCTATATTTTGAGTAGAAAGGGCAAAATGTAATCCAACTTTTAGTAAAAGGGCcactatgatacttttaccagtACTTTGCATACTTTTCTCTAAAGAGTCGACAATCCCTTTACAGGTTTATTTGCTTACACTCCTTGGATTGTACTAAATAACCTTATACATGTGCTCCACACACCTTATATTGTAGCTTCCTTTCTCTTTTAAAGCTTTAGGTTTTCTTTTGGTTTAGtgattgatgatatcttggtaaGTACTTTTTATCCCGTTATTATGGCTGTCTGAAACTGCCTTTTACGATGCACTCGTTGTTTCTTCCCTTTGATTTCACGGTGTCTTTGCAATTCGTTCGTCAACTCAAAGAACAGATCTTTAGTACTGGTGATAATATGATGGGTGCATGTAGTTCTAGAATTTTTGTTTAAAAGTAGAGGGAAATGGTTGATAGAAAACTAGATTGTTGCAAATTTTGAGGTGTGTGATGCGGTTTTAGTACTTTGATATGGAAACCTAAAAGAATATGATCTAATATTGTATTATTGTTTACAGGGTTCACCGTGGAAATCTATCGAGAAAGCTATTGGAAACTTTGGGAAGAAACAATCAATCGAAGATGTGTTGAGGCAGCAGATTGAGAAGCAAGATTACTATGATGAAGGCAGTGGGCAAAATCCGCCACGTGGTGGAGGTGGCGGCGGCAGCAGTGGTGGCGATGGATTTGGAGAATCAGAGGATGAAGGCCTCTCTGGGATCTTAGACGAGACCGTGCAAGTGATTTTAGCAACCCTTGGCTTCATATTCCTGGTAAAAAGTTCTTCGCTTCTGTGCATGcattaataaattttgaaataatcgATTTACTATCTTGCAACTGTGATGTTCTGAACTCAGACATGATAAAATTTTCAGTTCTTGTTTTCAACTGATCCTTTATCTTTCTAAAGCTTGTGACATGACGATACTTGCTAcagtatgtatatattattaacGGTGAGGAACTTGCTCGGTTGGCAAAGGACTACATCAAATATCTCTTCGGAGGAAGCAAAAGTGTTCGATTGAAGCGCACCATGTACAAATGGAGCAAGTTCTTTGAGAAGCTGACAGAGAAGAAGGAATATGataagttttggttagaaaaaGCAATCATCACTACCCCGACATGGTACGATAGCCCCGACAAGTACAGAAGGGTCCTCAATTCTTATATAGAATACGATGATGAAGATGAGTCAGATTACGATGACTAATTCTGAGTCCTATAAGTGCCTGAAAGAACTTAATGAGAAGTTCTTTCATGAGAATGTCATTCACTAGTCTATGTTCATGTTTTGGCATTGTGGAAGAATTTGTGTACGACAATTGACATCATTGAGCATTGTTTAGTCCTTGACTAGCCCTTCACATTGATAATATTTTCCatggatttagtccctatacgtttatttgatcagtttattccttctatttttaaaattttaaattttcagtttCGACCCAGACAATTAAATCCGATTGGTTAATTCAATTATACGTGAAAATGACAAGCTGAAATTGTCATAATATTacacatgataatatgtttgttgcaTTAAATTTTGGAAACAACAGAATTTAttccaataaatttaataattaccaTTTGACgaaattaaaaatgatcaaactaaattttaaatttttataaagtaaaagggttaataacaaaatttaacttacttTCTATCCTTTTCATTACATGCGTGTAATAcataaaatgatttaatatttgaatatatatatatataagatacaaaataaaatgatttttaaatagaTAAATGGATATAAGAAACAGACAATAAAGTCAATATTTGAATTTTCTgccaataataaatttaatatttgaatcTATAAATAAACAGATAatatttattcataaataatGAGACTTGGTTTAATTAGAAATCAattcaattgaaaaaaataaaaaaatttaacaccaacttattttattttattatgagaGTGATTAtgtctttaaataaattatttttaaaaaaaacaacaattttttaaaattaaaatatatgagtGACTAGCCAAGAACTCTAAGCatcgaaaataaataattttacataaagcAACACTTAACtcctaaatttaataatttttctcaatttagtcattCAACTTATTTTTGGTCCATAGTTATTGAATTTGacaaaaaagtttttaattttgatgCATATGATAACGCGACACTCTGATATTGTGCTATTTCATTACCTAACAAAATTCAGATGATGTTAGGGCTCAATCTCAAAGTGTCACATCATCACATGAATCAAACTTGAGAAAAATTACCAAATCTAAGGATCAAGTTAAGAAAAGTTatcaagtttagggactaattgtTGCATTATCCCGTATTTTTATAAcccataaatataaattttgaaaccCAAATCCATAATGAACTAAGAGTACCCaaattgagaagaaaaagaagcccATAACCAATTAAACTACATTACAATTACTACACAAAATCGTGGTTCCCTCCCTCGCCCGCCTTTCGCCTTCATTGAGTTGAAGTATCGAGAATCTATCACTGTAAACCCTTGCTTTGCTTTTGCatacattttcttcttctttctacTACTTTCTTCTTGTTTCTTCAGTGCTTCGACGTACCTTCTTctctctctatttttcttttcacctgcgttgatttgtttaattttttttgtcacttaacTCTTTGAAATTAGTGTAATTTTTTCCCATTCATTTTTGTCATTCGCGACTTGTCTCTGCTGAAAAAAGATTGATTTTGCGTTTCTTTCTGGCCTTTCTTATAggaaaaaaaaactgaaacttTGTTAATTAAATTCAGAAAATGGAATAACAAAATTATGAGCTTACAAGATCTTTAGCTGGATAAAAATTTTGCGTTTGGATTATATGAGCATTTTATGTAGATATGTTCAATATAGGCTTCGATATTGGACTTCACTGTTATTGAATTTGGCCAATAAGCTTAAGAATCTGTGCATTTCATATATGTTAATAGATTTTGATGTTGAAGCATGCGAACAGCTTAGACTATAAGTTCCTTTTGGGTCCGATTGTATCCAAATCTTAATAGACTAAAGATTGGTTTTGGGTTTAAATtgttaaatgatttaattgataTGTTTGGGTGCAGACTTTGGATTTTAAGCAATGGATGATAACTTGTATGATGAATTTGGTAACTATATTGGACCTGATATCGAGTCAGACCAAGGGAGTGAAGgtgaggaagaagaagatgaagaacttCCTGACAGGCATGTCCAAGAGGAGGGAGAGCAATCTGATGGGGAGGCTCCAGATGGGGTGTCTAATGGATGGATTACAGCTGCTAATGATGTTGATATGGATAATCAGATTGTTCTTGCTGAGGACAAGAAGTATTACCCAACTGCGGAAGAGGTTTATGGTGAGGATGTTGAGACCTTGGTTATGGATGAAGATGAGCAGCCTCTTGAGCAACCTATTATCAAGCCTGTTAAGAATATCAAGTTTGAGGTCGGAGTTAAGGATTCTTCAACTTATGTGTCGACCCAGTTTCTTATTGGTTTGATGTCAAACCCAGGTTTGATCCGCAATGTTGCCCTCGTTGGACACTTGCAGCATGGGAAGACGGTGTTTATGGACATGTTGGTTGAGCAAACCCACCATATGAACACGTTTGATCAAAATAGTGAGAAGCACATGAGATACACTGATACAAGAATTGATGAGCAAGAAAGAAGGATATCTATTAAGGCCATCCCGATGTCACTTGTTCTTGAGGACAGTAATGGGAAATCCTATCTCTGTAATATCATGGACACTCCTGGTCATGTGAATTTTTCTGATGAAATGACTGCTGCTCTTAGGCTTGCTGACGGTGCCGTGTTAATTGTTGATGCAGCTGAAGGAGTGATGGTaagcatatatttttatgtatattacAGTAGCTTATACATTAATGCTCCCTTTATTTTTGCCTTCTGGTTATGCCTATGCTTGAGAGCAGCCTGAATTATAGTTGGAAGTAGAAACGTTTTATCAAACTTTACGGGTAAgcataatagtaaaatatgaaCTCCTAAGTAAATGAGTATTCTGATATCTGTTGCAGTTAAATTTAGTTGTGCTAGTCAAATCTTCTCCAAATTCACTGCTTTACTGATCTTTGAATTTGAGTTTGGTGATTGCTGCCCTTTGTAGAATTTATGAACTATGTAAGGCTGTTGAGAATGATGCTTATGCTTTCATGTTGTAAACAGGTAAATACTGAGAGGGCTATACGCCATGCAATACAGGAACGCATACCTATTGTAGTTGTTATAAACAAGGTAAACACTTTTCATCAAGTTATATTGTATATTGTAAGCCTTTGATTAAAATGATGTTCCATACTTCCGCATCTTGCTTGTGCTCATATGTTATTCATTTTTGAAGGTTGACCGGCTGATAACAGAACTTAAGTTGCCCCCCAAGGATGCTTATCATAAACTAAGGCATACCCTGGAAGTAATTAATAACCATATATCTGCAGCCTCTACAACCGCTGGTAATGTTCCAGTTATTGATCCTGCTGCTGGAAATGTTTGTTTTGCTAGTGCAAGTGCAGGATGGTCCTTCACTTTGCAGTCATTTGCAAAATTATATGTGAAACTACATGGAATTCCATTTGATGCTGAGAAGTTTGCATCTCGTCTTTGGGGTGATATTTATTATCATCCTGATACCAGGGCTTTTAAAAGGAAACCCCCTGCTGGCGGAGGAGAACGATCATTTGTTGAATTTGTGCTTGAACCCCTTTATAAGATATATAGCCAGGTGATTGGTGAACATAGGAAGAGTGTAGAGTCGACTCTCGCAGAGTTGGGTGTCACTCTTAGCAATGCTGCTTACAAGTTAAATGTTAGGCCTTTGCTAAGGCTGGCTTGCAGCACAGTTTTTGGTTCAGCCTCAGGCTTCACTGATTTGCTGGTTCAACACATACCATCACCGAAGGATGCTGCAGCTAAGAAGGTTGATCACACTTACACAGGACCTAAACATTCTACAATTTACAAGGCCATGGTAGAATGTGATCCATCTGGTCCCCTTATGGTCAATGTGACCAAACTATATCCCAAGTCCGATTGTAGTGTTTTTGATGCTTTTGGTAGGGTTTACAGTGGTAGAATTCAAACTGGGCAGTCTTTGAGAGTACTGGGAGAAGGCTATTCACCAGATGACGAGGAGGACATGACAATAAAAGAAGTAACCAAATTATGGATCTACCAAGCTCGATACAGAATACCTATAAGCAGTGCTCCTCCTGGTTCTTGGGTTCTTATTGAAGGTGTTGATGCTTCAATTATGAAAACTGCCACCCTCTGTAATATGGATCTTGATGAAGATGTATACATTTTCCGGCCGTTACAGTTTAATACTCTTCCTGTTGTAAAAACAGCTACTGAGCCTTTAAATCCTAGTGAGTTGCCCAAAATGGTGGAGGGGCTTCGGAAGATTAGCAAAAGCTATCCTCTAGCAATTACTAAAGTTGAGGAATCTGGTGAGCACACTATATTAGGTACTGGAGAGTTGTACTTGGACTCAATTATGAAGGACCTTAGGGAGCTTTATTCAGAGGTGGAAGTTAAGGTATCTAGTTTGTGATACCCTTTGTTCTGTCCTAGTTTTATTCCTTTCTGAAACtcattattcttttatatttgcTTTGCTCGACTTCGTTTTTGTGTGTTTTCGCTTATGGTTCTCCTAAATATAGGTGGCAGATCCTGTTGTTTCATTCTGTGAAACAGTGGTGGAGTCTTCATCCATGAAATGCTTTGCTGAAACACCCAACAAGAAGAATAAAATAACCATGGTAAAGACAACCATCATTTTTTCCAACCTGGATACGTTTAGGAATAAATACAAGTATACTTGCTCTCAGGATGTATCATATACCTTTCTAGATTGCAGAGCCATTGGAGAGAGGTCTTGCAGAGGACATTGAGAATGGTGTTGTAAGTGTTGACTGGAGTCGGAAGCAACTTGGTGACTTCTTCAAGACAAAATATGACTGGGATTTGCTTGCTGCACGTTCCATCTGGGCATTTGGCCCTGATAAGCAGGTACCAAAGTGTAATTTTGTTTAAATACCTGTTGATAATATCTGGCTCCTTGCTTCTCTGGTGAAGCTCTGCTGATTCAAATATTGTTTTGCAGGGACCTAACATTTTATTAGATGATACACTCCCTACTGAGGTTGACAAGGGATTGTTGGGGTCTGTCAGGGATTCTATTGTCCAAGGGTAAGATTATATCTTCTTTACTTGTCTTCTAAGCAGTTAATCTACTGCCTCTGATTAAGGATTTCATATTTTGTTGGCCAGATTTCAGTGGGGTGCTCGAGAAGGACCTCTCTGTGATGAACCTATTAGAAATGTGAAGTTCAAAATAGTTGATGCAAGGATTGCATCTGAACCATTGCATCGAGGATCTGGACAGATCATACCCACAGCTCGACGTGTGGCCTATTCAGCTTTCCTTATGGCGACCCCACGGCTTATGGAACCTGTATATTATGTGGAGGTATGTTCCTTTTATCATATTCCctcacataatattttttttgttttaagagaatagaagaggaaaaagaaagaggGGGGGGGTTATCCTCCAGAACTAGGGATCAATCCCTCACTTCAGCGATTAAATAGGGGCTTGTCCCCATTAAACATGCAAGAGAGACCAACAGTAATAATGTTGCAAAACAAGGTAGACTGGATGCAGTGGTTCTTCTAATGACAAAAGAATAGAAACCATAAATTAATTTGCCTTGGCATATGACAAACtgaaaataattctaaaatttcaagTAAAATCTTGCTCTGGTTGCTATGGTCTTTAGCAAATGGTATCCTCTCCCTGCTAGGATGAGGAAAAGGCTATGCAGAGGTTCAATACTACCCGGAAGCAAGCTTAGTTTGGCCCAATAAAGGGAAACTGCAAAGTTAAAGAAAGTTTTATTATTCTGGCATCTTTTTAATCATATGCAACTGTCTCAGTTGACAAACTTGTTTCTCTTGACATTATGTTCAGATACAAACACCAATTGACTGTGTCTCTGCCATCTACACGGTGTTGTCTCGTAGGCGTGGTCATGTTACAGCTGATGTGCCACAGCCAGGAACCCCGGCCTATATTGTGAAGGTTTGGAAGCTAAGCTTGAAATCTTTTAGAAATatttgcatgactgagggatcAAAGTTAGTAAACATGAATTATACATGCTTTACTTTCGTAATTTCATTGACTAGTAAGGCGATATTTTCTGGCAAGTTCTATCATTCATGAAGTTGCCTAATAGCTTACTACTGATCCCATTTATATGCTTACTAGTTCAACTTATTGCTTTTTCcatataggcatttttacctgTGATAGAGTCATTCGGATTTGAGACAGACCTGAGGTACCACACACAAGGTCAAGCCTTTTGTCTCTCAGTATTCGACCACTGGGCCATAGTTCCTGGAGACCCTTTGGACAAGAGCATTGTTTTGCGACCTCTTGAACCCGCACCAATACAGCACCTTGCTCGGGAGTTCATGGTGAAGACAAGGCGTAGAAAGGTATTGCTACTTCTCTCTACCTATGCACGCTACATATGCACACACACAGCCATGCAGGCATTCCATCTGTATAATGGACAAAgatcctttaaaaaaaattaatgtgttAATTTTCTGTCAACTTTTAGGGAATGAGTGAAGATGTGAGCATCAACAAGTTCTTCGACGAGGCTATGGTGGTGGAGCTAGCTCAGCAGGCTGCCGATCTTCATCAGCAGATGATATAAACCGAAACACGGTATATACAAGTTTGTCATGTTTCGAGGACTTCAAAGTACTTCCTGATATACTTGGTTTGTAGTTTTTAGGAGAGTTCAACGTTTTACTGCCATCCTTCCTCACCCCTTTCATTGGGCTCAAACTTGGACAAGGTAACAGTGTTGATGTTAATTTCCAGTGACCATAGAGTTAAGAATTTGGTTTAGGATTGTATTTGTTCCATTTTTGTTCATGTCATAGGTGTTGTTGTAAGTTGCGAAGAGACTGAGCTGAGTTATTAATATATTTGAagttaaatcaaaataatcattcAAATGactattaattgtttaattaatcAACGTGTTATATATTCTCTAAAGTCTAGACCAAACCTAACCATAGAGATGTGGAAGAAAAAGAGTAAATATAC carries:
- the LOC107941258 gene encoding uncharacterized protein isoform X2, giving the protein MKSIQANNTFFLPRTNGSNPRKPELLFPSYPYLVCFNAKVPVTKKLIASSSLCSQQFAPLLKHKRCISVSKCRQGTTVCKFGGQDEPAGDNEGSPWKSIEKAIGNFGKKQSIEDVLRQQIEKQDYYDEGSGQNPPRGGGGGGSSGGDGFGESEDEGLSGILDETVQVILATLGFIFLLVT
- the LOC107941258 gene encoding uncharacterized protein isoform X1, giving the protein MKSIQANNTFFLPRTNGSNPRKPELLFPSYPYLVCFNAKVPVTKKLIASSSLCSQQFAPLLKHKRCISVSKCRQGTTVCKFGGQDEPAGDNEGSPWKSIEKAIGNFGKKQSIEDVLRQQIEKQDYYDEGSGQNPPRGGGGGGSSGGDGFGESEDEGLSGILDETVQVILATLGFIFLYVYIINGEELARLAKDYIKYLFGGSKSVRLKRTMYKWSKFFEKLTEKKEYDKFWLEKAIITTPTWYDSPDKYRRVLNSYIEYDDEDESDYDD
- the LOC107941271 gene encoding 110 kDa U5 small nuclear ribonucleoprotein component CLO; protein product: MDDNLYDEFGNYIGPDIESDQGSEGEEEEDEELPDRHVQEEGEQSDGEAPDGVSNGWITAANDVDMDNQIVLAEDKKYYPTAEEVYGEDVETLVMDEDEQPLEQPIIKPVKNIKFEVGVKDSSTYVSTQFLIGLMSNPGLIRNVALVGHLQHGKTVFMDMLVEQTHHMNTFDQNSEKHMRYTDTRIDEQERRISIKAIPMSLVLEDSNGKSYLCNIMDTPGHVNFSDEMTAALRLADGAVLIVDAAEGVMVNTERAIRHAIQERIPIVVVINKVDRLITELKLPPKDAYHKLRHTLEVINNHISAASTTAGNVPVIDPAAGNVCFASASAGWSFTLQSFAKLYVKLHGIPFDAEKFASRLWGDIYYHPDTRAFKRKPPAGGGERSFVEFVLEPLYKIYSQVIGEHRKSVESTLAELGVTLSNAAYKLNVRPLLRLACSTVFGSASGFTDLLVQHIPSPKDAAAKKVDHTYTGPKHSTIYKAMVECDPSGPLMVNVTKLYPKSDCSVFDAFGRVYSGRIQTGQSLRVLGEGYSPDDEEDMTIKEVTKLWIYQARYRIPISSAPPGSWVLIEGVDASIMKTATLCNMDLDEDVYIFRPLQFNTLPVVKTATEPLNPSELPKMVEGLRKISKSYPLAITKVEESGEHTILGTGELYLDSIMKDLRELYSEVEVKVADPVVSFCETVVESSSMKCFAETPNKKNKITMIAEPLERGLAEDIENGVVSVDWSRKQLGDFFKTKYDWDLLAARSIWAFGPDKQGPNILLDDTLPTEVDKGLLGSVRDSIVQGFQWGAREGPLCDEPIRNVKFKIVDARIASEPLHRGSGQIIPTARRVAYSAFLMATPRLMEPVYYVEIQTPIDCVSAIYTVLSRRRGHVTADVPQPGTPAYIVKAFLPVIESFGFETDLRYHTQGQAFCLSVFDHWAIVPGDPLDKSIVLRPLEPAPIQHLAREFMVKTRRRKGMSEDVSINKFFDEAMVVELAQQAADLHQQMI